TTCAGGTTCTGGAGATAAGAGGGGACAAAGCTAGAGTAATAAGGAGCAACCGTGACAGACTTCATGAACTTCAGGTTGCAgattacatttaaaaaaaagaaccagACTCTCATGttcaagattcaaactttatcACCGTATTTGtcatcatacacataataAAGCATCAGAAGGTTTCAGTCTTTCAGACAAGGTCCAGATGCAGTTGAGCGAGGCCATACTTTGAACTCTATGTACGtatctatgtatatatgtgtgtgaatCATCAGATACAACATACTATACTCATCAAGTAAAGGTTTTGTATAGCAAAAACACTGGTTAGTGTTACTTAAAGAGTGGTGAAATTCTCtggtttttatattgaatgtTTAAAAGAAGTCACATTGAACAACATTGAGAAAGATCTTAAACGAAAACAACTATCGAGATTGGAGAAAGCTTATTGAGAAGTGGTTCTCAATCTTCGAAGCTGATCAATCCAACGATCCTCATTAACATCGGAGGCCCAATCAGGAGCCGTTCCAGGGAATGAGATGGCTCGCATTGCCTCCATAACCCTAACGGCATTCTCCTCCACTAACGGCGATCTTCTCCGCCGTTCGTCCTCCTCAAACGCTCTACGGATCTCCGGTCCAGTCTCCgtctctgtctcttcttcgCTGTCTGTGTTATCGTTTATACTAATAGAAGAGATTCCTACCTCTGCATCCGGAATCATACAATGGCCGTTAGAGAGACCATCTCCACCGATCGGAAGATAActgtcttcttcatcgtcgtTGGAGTTATATAAATCGACGGCTGAGATCGGTTCGTAATAGTCTTGTGAATCTTCGACGGAATTAGAGTCGGAATCGCTCCCGGCGTTGTTGTTCTCTGCAAATAATGCATCCGGTTAACGAATTAAGCAGATCTCAATTTCCAAAAATCCGAAGAAACAAATGTGTCTTACGGATCCTCATAAGAattaaacagaagaaaaaggagagtAGAAGAACCTTCCATAGACCCTTCGATGGGATCAATCACCTGGAGACGAGAGATGTCGGAGGTTGAACTGAAAAAGACGATGAAGTTGTTGAACTGAAAAAGACGATGAAGTTGTTACACGGATTGAGACGACTGAGTTGACTCGGATTACCagatccatatatatatatatataagcccATATTAAAAGATGCCCACTATATGAGGCCCAAACATGAATCAAAGTCAGGACCTTAGTTGCATCGGCTGGAACTTGAAACAGACACAAATTATCCGAGTGTGAGATATCAAATATACGAATTTGACGGAGTTGCGATATTCCAGAaacatcaaagcttttaaaaaaaaaaagagatcgGGAGTGTGGCGTTATCAACTGAGAATTCAGAAGGATGCGAAGGACCCAACCTACGCTAAAGCCAATTTTATCACAGCTTAGATGCACCAGCCGGGAATCAAACGTACTATTCTACCACTAGACCACTGGTGcttattgtttagtttttatatttgtgtaaAACAAATAGAGGAGAACAAATCAAGATAAACAAAGCTTAATTTAAAAACTCGGTAGTTGTTGTGATATCGATTCGCTGTC
This sequence is a window from Arabidopsis thaliana chromosome 1 sequence. Protein-coding genes within it:
- a CDS encoding uncharacterized protein (unknown protein; Has 39 Blast hits to 39 proteins in 17 species: Archae - 0; Bacteria - 0; Metazoa - 6; Fungi - 3; Plants - 28; Viruses - 0; Other Eukaryotes - 2 (source: NCBI BLink).), which encodes MEENNNAGSDSDSNSVEDSQDYYEPISAVDLYNSNDDEEDSYLPIGGDGLSNGHCMIPDAEVGISSISINDNTDSEEETETETGPEIRRAFEEDERRRRSPLVEENAVRVMEAMRAISFPGTAPDWASDVNEDRWIDQLRRLRTTSQ